A genomic segment from Halomonas sp. TA22 encodes:
- a CDS encoding flagellar hook-length control protein FliK — MDITTLLAMATSKAPSQSTQVGATLDTGFALALQQVAHQTARQGGPMPAAAGEATTASVDGAAVGPDSLELMPDEPEGAALPIALTPLAESIARAGNAVSKTDDLGRSAERQEAMPSSDASLSHEYELLRSAEEDQLAEIRERMALIAGAGLAPASSEMVTASQWGREASLQQLQGRAMPTAQLSDVPSTKAASISSGLSSGSYSLAGDELLLDPAQQRQGSGTAPREMAGNYRAADAQLNAAPMPSINAQGEVKLEATPIGGTQFSGRGDFNQQSATSVADTGLASAIPGASSAAQSTSPGVAGAPTAALAAPVASQPWGQQLGQQLVRLAQGGDQRVELRLNPAELGPLSITLKMSEQGAQAQFLSNHAHVRAAVEQAIPQLREALEEQGISLGETMVGEHSQGQQEQPSFARQSERSSNISSGTANGDADINDIGTHQTVDPLLEGRVDLYA; from the coding sequence ATGGATATCACGACACTACTGGCCATGGCCACAAGCAAGGCCCCCTCCCAGTCGACTCAGGTCGGCGCCACACTGGACACCGGCTTCGCCCTGGCGCTGCAGCAGGTGGCCCATCAGACGGCAAGGCAAGGGGGGCCCATGCCTGCTGCTGCTGGCGAAGCCACCACCGCAAGCGTCGATGGCGCTGCCGTCGGTCCGGATTCGCTCGAGCTCATGCCAGACGAGCCGGAGGGAGCGGCGCTGCCTATCGCCCTTACCCCGCTGGCTGAGAGCATCGCTCGTGCCGGCAATGCCGTGTCGAAAACGGATGACCTTGGGCGCTCCGCTGAACGTCAAGAGGCAATGCCGAGCAGCGATGCATCACTCTCCCATGAATACGAGCTATTGCGTTCTGCCGAGGAGGATCAGCTGGCCGAGATTCGTGAACGCATGGCACTGATCGCCGGTGCCGGTCTGGCACCCGCCTCCTCTGAAATGGTGACGGCAAGCCAGTGGGGGCGCGAGGCCTCGCTCCAGCAGCTTCAAGGCCGTGCCATGCCGACAGCGCAACTGAGCGATGTCCCCTCGACCAAGGCAGCGAGTATATCGTCAGGATTGTCTTCAGGGTCGTATTCACTGGCAGGGGATGAACTGCTGCTCGATCCCGCCCAGCAGCGGCAGGGCTCAGGCACCGCGCCACGTGAGATGGCAGGCAACTATCGTGCGGCCGATGCTCAGCTCAATGCCGCCCCCATGCCTAGCATCAATGCCCAAGGGGAAGTGAAACTTGAGGCCACGCCGATAGGTGGTACTCAATTCAGCGGCCGTGGTGACTTCAATCAGCAAAGTGCTACCAGCGTTGCCGATACTGGCCTCGCCTCGGCAATTCCCGGCGCTTCGAGCGCTGCTCAGAGCACCTCTCCAGGTGTCGCGGGCGCCCCAACCGCCGCCCTGGCTGCCCCTGTCGCCAGCCAGCCCTGGGGGCAGCAGCTGGGCCAGCAACTGGTACGTCTTGCTCAAGGCGGCGATCAACGGGTCGAACTGCGCCTGAATCCCGCTGAGCTCGGTCCGCTCTCTATCACGTTGAAGATGAGTGAGCAAGGCGCCCAGGCCCAGTTCCTCTCGAACCATGCCCACGTCAGGGCCGCCGTCGAGCAGGCCATTCCGCAGCTGCGTGAAGCCCTTGAGGAGCAGGGGATATCGCTTGGTGAAACGATGGTGGGCGAGCACTCCCAAGGGCAGCAGGAGCAGCCGTCATTTGCACGCCAGAGCGAGCGCTCATCCAATATCTCATCTGGCACAGCCAACGGCGATGCTGATATCAACGATATCGGCACTCACCAAACGGTCGATCCCTTGCTCGAAGGGCGTGTCGATCTGTATGCCTGA